CATCTTCTTGGACGTGGGACGCCATGCATGGTGTGTTGAATGCTAGGCTTTGTTGGGTCCCGTTCTCATATAGAGGTGAAAGGTGGTTGAGCTGTTGCGaggtggacaatgatgtggtgaggTCAATGGTTAAAACCATGCCACATCAGCACAAAACCGTCTAAAACAGCAGAAGCGACGAAAAGTATCTGGCTTTGAGTGTTGGGGGACTAGCCTTATTTGGTTCTGTAGTTGAGAAATCATTTCTAAACTATTGCTAAGTTGAGGGATGAAAAAATTAATTTTCCCTTAAATAAACAGCTAACATTGTGGGAAGGAGAGAGAAAACGCTAGTCCCCTAAACCATTTCTATCCTTAAAAAAATTAAAGGTTTTTAAAAAACATTTTAAAAGGTCTTTTAAATAAAGTCCTCTACTAGAAAAATCAAACTAAGGAGGGATCTTCCAGGACCCAAACGTCCATTAGATAAGCACGAGAATACATTTAAGATAAGGGTCACTGAAGAACGAAAAATTAGAGACCAATTCAGTCATTTTACAAAAATACCTGGAATCACGGAGGAAGAGTCCAATTCCATCCTTGTAACACGCTTTCTCCCTGTTTTATATTAATAAAGCCGAGACAAACGATACATGCTATTGAGGAAAACCTCATAAGCTAATCAAACATAAAGACACGACAGAACTAGTGGAGAATGCTAAAAATGCAAAACCATACACAATTAAACGCATCAAGTGTGTCACCGAGAAAGAAGAACATGAGACACGCCATCACGCCTGGGGGAGCTCCACACTCgtagacgcccccccccccccccccccccccccccccccccacacacacacacaagagggACACAACGGTAAACACCGCCACCGTGGTGTTTGCCAAAGTGGACAAAGGTTTTCACCCTGATTGTCGAAGGATATTAACAAGAAAGAAGATATTATAACAAATCATTCAATCTTCTTTATTCAGTAAAATATTCCATGCATGAAATGTTTGACAGAGACACCAACAGAGATAATACGCAACTATACTAGTACATGTATTTTAGAAAACATAACTTAATAAATATTCGCCAATCTGAACCATTCGGGTGACAGCTCAGTTCACTTCTTGATAGACAAAGCCATCTGAGCCCGCTTCGTCTTGGCAAACTCAACCAACTTGGTGACGTCCGGCAGGGCCACCTTGGCGGCGTCCAACGCGGTGAAGCGCTCCACCCACGCCAACAGAAGTGGGGTGTTGGCGATGTCAAAGGGCTTGGTACCACATAGCTCTTCAGTTCCTTGCAAAAATGCCAAGAGACCGCCCAGTGCAATGTCCACGTATCCAACACTATCACCACCAAAGAAGGGCTTCCCCTTGGAGCATTCCTTGAGAGCCCCCTCTAGCGTCTGCACCACCGCCAACATCTGCTTTATCCCCTCGGTCTTCTCCTCCTCTCCGTCGGCCGTGAACGCCACTTTCCACGGGATGACTAGCTGCATGCACCAAATGGCAATGTTAATCAGCTCACCACATACATAAATGTGAAATCAACAACACAGAACACTATAAGAGTAAACCTTCTGGTCAATGTAGTCTACCCAGAACCGAGCAATGGCACGTTCGTAGGGGTCTGTGGGCAGGAGGGAGGGGCCTGTAGTGCCGTAGGCCTCATCGATGTACTCTAGAATGACGACCGACTCACAGATTGGCTTGCCGTTGTGGATGAGCACTGGCACCTTCTTATGCACCGGGTTTGACGTGAGGAGCAGGTCGCTCTTGTTGTCGAGGTCCTGCTCCACGTACTCGTAGCTCAAGCCCTTGAGGTGGAGCGCGAGTTTCACCCTGGAAACCCAGGGGCTCGCCCACGTACCCAGCAGCTTCAGCTCGTCTTCGCCGGCCATTTCTCCCTTGCGTGATACCTATGGATATGACTTGAACTTCAGTGTTAACTACTGTGTTTTGCTTGCTTGCTTGGCTGAGCGTGGAGTGATATATATAGGGTATGGGAGGCAATAACAATGCATCATCCATGAGGCAAGTGCTAACGTCAAGGACACTTATTTTGCACAATCACTTAGTATCCAGACATTGAATAGACTTCCTGCTTACTCTATTTTTAACACATGTACCAATAATCACTTATTTTATCTTCATGTTTTGAAACACCACGGCAACGCCTTCAGTGCTTAGCAACATTAGTCAAGGTCGTTTGCTTGTGGATTAGTTAACTTTCATGTCAAGTTTCTCGAGACAATAGTCATTGTCTTGGAGAAGAAGGCTGGGAAGTAAACAGATTAGCAGAGTCCTTGACATCCCCAGCTGGCCAGTCCTCGTTAACTAACTTTAAGATTGATATCAGATAAGGACATGAAACATATAATACTAGTTAGTCGCACTAACTTCAAGCATGCATCCATGAGAATGATCAAGTACCTAATACTAGTCTGAACAAGTCAAATACCTAATACTTATACTCCAATTAGTGCATCCTTCCCAGATACTTGCAGTATTTTTGTGAATCTAGGACATGCACAAAGGCAAACATCAAATAAATTTGCCATGCCATGTATGGGCCGGGTATATGAGAGGCATAACTACATATGTAGCTAAGGTCTATCATATAACATGAGACAAACAAACCGACAGATGCAAGGTGGTGATTACTGATATCATGTGCATTCTCAAAATATTTGAGGCGATCCAAAAAAACACAAAGCGGCAATTTATGCAGGGGAATTAGTGCAGAGGATAAATAAATCAATCAGCAGCAGGGGAGTCAAGCACCTAATTAATTAGTTAGCCCTATCATCCACAGTCCATACATTCATTATGTGCAATGTTTTCGACAAGGACACCATCACTCCATCACGACTCACAAGGGTACAGGGGAGAGCCGCGGCGATGACGATGCTGTACACGGTGAATCTAGAGCTACATTCATGACAGCGAACCGAGGGAGCACTCAAATAAATAAATACGTACACCGCCAGCATACTGCATTGGATTGTGTGTTTTTCATAAGCAAGCAGACAATTTCTCAGCTTTGCATAACTTGCCTAACATCATCTCCCAGAGTTGCTCATACAAGTTCCTCTGCTCCTCGTACATCAGGTTTCTTAAGATCTGGATGATGGCAAAAGAAGGTACGACGTGTGTGGATGAGAACCACGCGTGATACTCAGGGCAATAGTAAGACCAGATGAAAACCAACAAGGTGCAGTAGATACGACAGACCTGATCCAAGATTGCGTGGACAGAGAAATTGTGGGGCAAGATGGCGATTGGTGGTACATGTATGCAAAAACTGCCACAACCATCTGGGAAAAATGCACAAGAAGAGTTGTTATTTTCAGCTAAACTGCACAGCCTAGGAATATATCAAATCATAAACAAGTTCATTCAACTTTGCACATTCAGCTAAATTAGAAACAGCAGCAGAAATTAGCCCACAACAGGCGAGGCTCGATTTCTCTACCGATGCACAAAACTACATGGCCAGCCTCCTGATCACAGGGTCCAGCCGTGTTGCCGCCTGAAGATCTCCTTCGCCGTTTTCACCATCGCACTAGCTCCCTGCCACAGAAGTTTCTGCAAAGCACCTTCCTGAAGTCTTGCCCAAGTTTACAGATCATGAACATAGGAAAATCACGTCAGTAGTAGGATCTCTAGGTCTAATACCTTTACAACAATATTTATTTCATGTTTTCCACAACGTCCAGAAAAGGTAATTATCCTAGTGTTTCTTGACTGCTGATTGGAAGTCTTTCTTGACAATGTTTATTGGTCAACTGGACTACTAATGCTTACCAGTGTAGATGCTTACAAGGATGACGAAAACAACTAGAATGACGATTTCGGGACCTAGACATCAGAAGCAAATTTGAATCCAGATAAGATATACAAGCTTAATTAGCAACCCCTAATAGTACTCTAAATAGCACTCTTGCAGGCGTTTACAGCAAGATTAGGGACATCTAAGGTAGTTTTTCCTTGAGTCAGACGTCTACTGTACTAGATTACTTCGGCGGACACCTACCAAGACAAAAGACTTAACCTTTTGGAATTTCTGACATCGAGAGAGCGGTCTAAAAAGTCGTCGGCAGAAATGTCGAAGCAGTGCCTGGTATGGTTGTGAGCTTGTGGTATCAAGGGAGTCAAAATTAAATGACATGCCGGCAACTGCAAGCCCATCTTTCAGGTAGTCATCAGTACCACCAGAATACCAGATTAGATCTCTATGCAGTAAGCAAACTGTACTTAGTTTTGTCATCCTGTAAGCAATTGCATTGGTTAGTATTTTCGATTCGTATCAATAAACAATGTAAATTTGTTATGAGAAAATGCTCGAGATAATCAATTGAGTGATCTGAATATCTGACTGATAGGCATAGTGACTACATGGTCTCACACCAGGAGCAAGTGATTCAAATGATTAAGCTTTGCAATGTGGTGCTTGCTAAGTCACGGCTGTCAAAGGCCTTCCATGTCATGTGGTGCTTGCTCCTTGTACGTCAGGTTTCTTAAGATCTGGATGATGGCGAAAGAAGGTACGACGTGGGTGGATGAGAACCACACGCGATACACAGGACAATAATAAGATCAAACGAAAACCAACAAGGTGCAGTAGATATGGACCTGATCCAAGATTGCGTCAACAGAGAAATTGTGGGGTGAGATGAACTGTTGGTGGTATATGTATGAAAAAACTGCCATAATCATCTGGGGAAAATGTACGAGAACAATTGTTATTTTCAGATAAACTACACAGGCTAGGAATATATTATATCTGTTCATTCAAGTTTGCATAGTTAAGCCTTAGAGTGGAGGGGGAGGATTGTCGCATTCAGCTAAATTAGAAACGGCAACAGAATTTGGACCACAGCAGGCGAGGCTCGAGTTCTCTACCGACCCACAAAACTACATGGCCAGCTTCCTGATCACAGGGGTCCAGCCGTGTTTCCGCCCAAAGACCTTATTTGCCGTTTTCGCCAACTGTCGTGTTTCCACCTGTAAACAATGGTAAGCATTAGTATCTTCAGTTTGCACCAATAAACAATGTCAAGTTATTTCGCAACACAATATTCTACTTCTGACAAACTATGTACTTCTGCATTACAACAATATGATCTATCAGCCATGAATACCACACTGAATTCAGCACGAAAAGTAAAACAGTGGATACCATTGAACTAGGATTGCCTAATTATCTGATTCCACACCTCAGTTCTTCTAGATAATTCTAGTAAGCCAGTGGATGAAAATTGAACTTAAAATTTGCATATCTAACATAAAAAATGGCTTCTCTTTCTTTTTACACACCTTCCTCAACAAGTAAAAGATCCATGCCAACCCTCTCTTAAAAAAGATCCATGCCGAAATGCAATTTCTGACCCCCACAATTCTCAAGAAGATTTATATATATATGGACCCAGTGGAACTTGAACTTGCATACTAAGGTGCCTGGTAGAAAGAAATTTTGATGCGCCTGCATTGCAGCTCCAAGGCGAGTCTGTGGTAAGTGCAGAAAGAACGGCACTTCCAGCAGCACCATTTACAATAGAAAATATTGGGCAGCCACAGCAGCCCAACAAGATCAGCAGCAGGCAGTACGCCCAAATGGAAACTCGTCCATCAATTTAGTTCTAACAGGAGGCCGTTGATATTATAACTTTTTGTGTCGGGGGCAAATATTATTTATTACTCCCACCGTAAACT
This DNA window, taken from Triticum aestivum cultivar Chinese Spring chromosome 1D, IWGSC CS RefSeq v2.1, whole genome shotgun sequence, encodes the following:
- the LOC123162322 gene encoding probable glutathione S-transferase GSTU6; translated protein: MAGEDELKLLGTWASPWVSRVKLALHLKGLSYEYVEQDLDNKSDLLLTSNPVHKKVPVLIHNGKPICESVVILEYIDEAYGTTGPSLLPTDPYERAIARFWVDYIDQKLVIPWKVAFTADGEEEKTEGIKQMLAVVQTLEGALKECSKGKPFFGGDSVGYVDIALGGLLAFLQGTEELCGTKPFDIANTPLLLAWVERFTALDAAKVALPDVTKLVEFAKTKRAQMALSIKK